In the Hordeum vulgare subsp. vulgare chromosome 7H, MorexV3_pseudomolecules_assembly, whole genome shotgun sequence genome, one interval contains:
- the LOC123407464 gene encoding inhibitor of trypsin and hageman factor-like: MSYHVEGTCSSPFTGQCPGKLIWPELVGRKGKEAKDVIEKERPSTDVIYVPQDAIITNDYCCNRVRIFVDAKPNGDYANAKVIVVPRVG, from the exons ATGTCATACCATGTTGAAGGGACTTGCAGCTCCCCTTTCACTGGCCAATGCC CGGGCAAGTTGATCTGGCCAGAGTTAGTCGGCAGGAAGGGCAAGGAAGCAAAAGATGTGATCGAGAAAGAGAGACCTTCCACCGATGTGATTTACGTTCCCCAAGATGCCATTATTACCAACGACTACTGTTGCAACCGCGTTAGGATCTTCGTGGATGCTAAGCCCAATGGTGACTATGCAAACGCCAAGGTGATTGTGGTTCCAAGAGTTGGGTGA